From Arcobacter arenosus:
TTTAAGTGGATTTTATATCCACTGATAAAAAGTAGAAAGATATGAAAAAGGTCCCTTAAAATTTGGGACAAATTATAAGGATATAAAATGAAATTTGCAGAAAACGTTACAGAATTAATTGGAAATACACCACTGGTAAAATTAAACAAAGCTAGTAAAGAATCAGGTGCAACTGTTCTTGGAAAATGTGAGTTTATGAACCCTACTCACTCTGTAAAAGATAGAATTGGTACAAATATGATTAAAACTGCTTTAGAGCAAGGTCTAATCAATGAATCAACAACTGTAATTGAGCCAACATCAGGAAATACTGGTATTGCTTTAGCTTCAGTTTGTGCTGGTTTAGGAATTAAATTAATCCTTACAATGCCATCATCAATGAGTATTGAAAGAAGAAAACTTTTAAAAGCTTTAGGTGCCCAGCTTGTATTAACTGAGCCAGAAAAAGGGATGAAAGGTGCAATTGATAAGGCAAATGAATTAGCTGAAACAACAGCAAATTCATTTATTCCACAACAATTTGCAAATGGTGCAAACCCAGATATCCACAGAAAAACAACTGCAAAAGAGATTCTTGCAGATACTGATGGAAAAATTGATATCTTAGTTGCAGCTATTGGTACAGGTGGTTCTATTACTGGTATTGGTGAAGTTTTAAAACAACATAACCCAGATATCCAAGTTGTTGCGGTTGAGCCTGAAGCATCTCCAGTTTTAAGTGGTGGTAAGCCAGGTCCACATAAAATTCAAGGTATTGGTGCAGGATTTGTTCCAGATGTATTAAATACTGATTTATTTGAAGAGATTGTTAAAATTTCAAATGAAGATGCAATTGCAACTTCAAGAGAATTAGCAAAAACTGAAGGTTTATTAGTTGGAATTTCAGCAGGTGCAAATGTTTTAGCAGCTACAAGAATAGCTTCTAAACCAGAAAACAAAGGTAAAACGATTGTTACAATTCTTTGTGACACAGGTGAGAGATATTTAAGTTCAGGATTATATGACGATGAGTAAAAACTCATCCTCTCATATAAACATTTAGTTTGAGAGGTAAAAATGGCAGAAAAGGCAAGACGATCCATTGCTAAAACTGTCTCTTGGCGAACTGTCGGAACACTTGATACTATAATCATCTCCTATTTTATAACTGGTAACCTTACTATGGCCGCGTCAATTGGTTCAATAGAACTATTTACAAAAATGGCCCTATACTACTTTCATGAAAGAGCTTGGAATAAGATCTCTTTTGGGAAAGTACAGGAACCAGATTATCAAATTTGATAAAAAATAAATATAGGTAATAGATATGCATGAGATTAACGTATTAAATGAGAAGTTTGCAAGAGCAGAGGCAAGTGAGATTTTAGAGTACTTCATAAATGAGTACAAAGACAAAACAGCTTTATCAAGTAGTTTAGGTGCAGAGGATCAAGTTTTAACTGATTTAATGTTAAAAATTGACAAAAATGCAAATATATTTACTCTAGATACAGGAAGATTACACCCTGAAACCTATGATGTAATGGATGCAACAAATCTAAAATATGGGGTAAAAATAAATGTTTTTTTCCCTTTAAATGATGATGTGCAAGAGTTGTATTCAACTCA
This genomic window contains:
- the cysK gene encoding cysteine synthase A, which produces MKFAENVTELIGNTPLVKLNKASKESGATVLGKCEFMNPTHSVKDRIGTNMIKTALEQGLINESTTVIEPTSGNTGIALASVCAGLGIKLILTMPSSMSIERRKLLKALGAQLVLTEPEKGMKGAIDKANELAETTANSFIPQQFANGANPDIHRKTTAKEILADTDGKIDILVAAIGTGGSITGIGEVLKQHNPDIQVVAVEPEASPVLSGGKPGPHKIQGIGAGFVPDVLNTDLFEEIVKISNEDAIATSRELAKTEGLLVGISAGANVLAATRIASKPENKGKTIVTILCDTGERYLSSGLYDDE
- a CDS encoding DUF2061 domain-containing protein, which gives rise to MAEKARRSIAKTVSWRTVGTLDTIIISYFITGNLTMAASIGSIELFTKMALYYFHERAWNKISFGKVQEPDYQI